A genome region from Syntrophaceae bacterium includes the following:
- a CDS encoding DegT/DnrJ/EryC1/StrS family aminotransferase has protein sequence MIPMVDLRRQYLQLKEEIDAAVLDVLDKTQFILGPNVSALEAEVARYHGVPHAVGVANGTDALLLALRALGIGAGDEVITTPFTFIATAEVVGLLGAVPVFVDIDPRTFNLDPSHLEEAVTGKTKAVIPVHLFGQPCDMDPILAVAARHGLKVIEDCAQAFGARYKGRLVGTLGHAGCFSFFPSKNLACCGDGGMVITADAETDATLRVLRNHGSAVRYYHSRLGYNSRLDEIQAAIVRVKLRHIDAFNEGRRRAAALYGTHIRRAGTALPFEAPDCRHVYHQFTLLTDERDRLQEALAAAGIACAVYYPVPLHRQEVFRAGTACRHGDLPASEEAARRVLSLPMFPEITEEEIQRISNVINGATA, from the coding sequence ATGATCCCCATGGTGGATTTGCGCCGGCAGTACCTGCAGCTCAAGGAGGAGATCGACGCGGCCGTCCTGGACGTTCTGGACAAGACCCAGTTCATCCTGGGGCCGAACGTGTCGGCGCTCGAGGCCGAGGTGGCCCGGTACCACGGCGTCCCGCACGCCGTCGGGGTGGCCAACGGAACCGACGCCCTGCTGCTGGCGCTGCGCGCCCTCGGGATCGGGGCGGGCGACGAGGTCATCACGACCCCCTTCACTTTTATCGCCACGGCAGAGGTGGTCGGCCTGCTTGGCGCCGTGCCCGTCTTTGTCGACATTGACCCAAGGACGTTCAACCTCGACCCCTCGCACCTCGAGGAGGCCGTCACGGGGAAAACGAAGGCGGTCATCCCCGTTCACCTCTTCGGGCAGCCCTGCGACATGGACCCGATCCTCGCCGTCGCGGCAAGGCACGGCCTGAAGGTCATCGAGGACTGCGCCCAGGCCTTCGGCGCCCGCTACAAGGGACGGCTCGTGGGGACCCTCGGGCACGCGGGCTGCTTCAGCTTCTTCCCCAGCAAGAACCTCGCGTGCTGCGGCGACGGCGGCATGGTGATCACGGCCGACGCCGAAACGGACGCCACACTCAGGGTGCTGCGCAACCACGGCAGCGCCGTCCGCTATTACCACAGCCGTCTGGGCTACAACAGCCGCCTCGACGAGATCCAGGCGGCGATCGTCCGCGTCAAGCTCCGTCACATCGACGCCTTCAACGAGGGCCGGCGGCGGGCCGCCGCGCTCTACGGAACGCACATCCGACGGGCCGGTACCGCCCTGCCGTTCGAGGCGCCGGACTGCCGTCACGTCTACCATCAGTTCACCCTCCTGACGGACGAGCGCGATAGGCTCCAAGAAGCGCTCGCGGCCGCCGGCATCGCCTGCGCCGTCTACTATCCCGTGCCCCTGCATCGGCAGGAGGTCTTCCGCGCCGGCACGGCATGCCGCCACGGGGACCTGCCGGCCAGCGAAGAGGCGGCCCGGCGGGTCCTGTCGCTCCCCATGTTCCCCGAAATCACGGAGGAGGAGATCCAGCGGATCAGCAACGTGATCAATGGCGCCACTGCATAA
- a CDS encoding four helix bundle protein — translation MTGTNTERKKTIRHFRDLEVYQRSLVLAIEIFQISKTFPSEERYSLTDQIRRSSRSVCSNLAEAWRKRRYVAVFKNKLTDVMQEASETQSWLEICLACGYIDAGQFKELDEEYEEIISMLNSMERNAGKFCY, via the coding sequence ATGACGGGAACCAACACGGAGAGAAAGAAGACAATCCGTCATTTTAGAGATCTGGAGGTCTATCAGCGTTCTCTTGTTTTGGCGATCGAAATTTTTCAGATCAGCAAAACATTTCCGTCGGAAGAACGTTATTCTCTCACGGATCAAATACGAAGATCGTCACGTTCTGTATGCTCGAATCTTGCCGAGGCTTGGCGAAAAAGGCGATATGTGGCCGTTTTCAAGAACAAGCTGACCGATGTGATGCAGGAAGCATCGGAGACGCAGAGCTGGTTGGAAATCTGTCTCGCCTGCGGTTATATTGATGCAGGGCAATTCAAGGAACTGGATGAAGAGTACGAAGAGATCATATCCATGCTGAATTCGATGGAGAGGAATGCCGGGAAATTCTGCTACTGA
- the lpxK gene encoding tetraacyldisaccharide 4'-kinase, whose product MPGMRGRPDVEALIRNMWGDPRNDFRRPLCIFFYLLSLPYGAAVRARNRLFDLGVLRQENAGCPVVSVGNLAVGGTGKTPMTILLAGKLRDRGMRPAVLSRGYGGRSTAGVLVVSDGRQTLAGPEEAGDEPVLIARRLPGVPVIAGAKRAVTGRYARENFGADVLVLDDGFQHRWIRRDLDIVLLDGREPLGNGFLLPRGPLREPPASLERAGVVVFTRSGNTAGPMDQRLSRILSGRPMLRTRIRPTKLVAADGTEMPLSSLAGKRMFAFAGIARPDSFRHTLESLEAKLAGFKAFPDHHRYGAEDVRQIEQALGETGSDILVTTEKDGVKLSGCAAFSRKLLCLAIDMEILEGADALEAALRVCLGAR is encoded by the coding sequence ATGCCGGGTATGAGAGGCAGGCCGGACGTGGAAGCCCTGATCCGAAACATGTGGGGGGACCCCCGGAACGATTTCCGCAGGCCCCTCTGCATCTTTTTTTATCTGCTCTCCCTGCCCTACGGGGCCGCGGTCCGCGCGCGGAACCGTCTTTTCGACCTCGGCGTGCTGCGGCAGGAGAACGCGGGCTGCCCGGTGGTCAGCGTGGGCAATCTCGCCGTGGGCGGTACGGGCAAGACGCCCATGACGATCCTGCTGGCGGGAAAGTTGAGGGACCGGGGCATGCGTCCGGCGGTGCTCAGCCGGGGATACGGCGGCAGGAGCACCGCCGGCGTGCTCGTCGTCTCCGACGGGAGGCAGACCCTCGCGGGGCCCGAAGAGGCGGGTGACGAACCCGTCCTCATCGCCCGGCGCCTGCCCGGTGTCCCCGTGATTGCCGGCGCCAAACGGGCGGTCACGGGCCGCTACGCCCGGGAGAATTTCGGTGCCGATGTGCTGGTGCTCGATGACGGGTTCCAGCACCGATGGATCCGCAGGGATCTCGACATCGTGCTGCTCGACGGCCGTGAGCCGCTGGGAAACGGCTTTCTGCTGCCGCGGGGACCCCTTCGGGAGCCGCCCGCATCTCTCGAACGCGCCGGCGTCGTCGTCTTCACGCGGTCGGGCAACACGGCCGGTCCCATGGATCAGAGGTTATCGAGAATTCTCTCGGGCCGCCCCATGCTGCGGACGCGCATCCGGCCGACGAAACTCGTCGCAGCCGACGGGACGGAGATGCCCCTTTCCTCTCTCGCAGGGAAAAGGATGTTCGCCTTCGCCGGGATCGCCCGGCCCGATTCTTTCCGTCATACCCTTGAGAGCCTGGAAGCCAAGCTCGCGGGGTTCAAGGCCTTTCCGGACCACCACCGCTACGGGGCGGAGGACGTCCGGCAGATCGAACAGGCGCTGGGCGAAACGGGGTCGGACATCCTCGTGACGACGGAAAAGGACGGGGTCAAGCTCTCCGGTTGCGCGGCCTTTTCACGCAAGCTCCTCTGCCTCGCCATCGACATGGAGATCCTCGAGGGGGCGGACGCCCTGGAGGCGGCGCTGCGTGTCTGCCTCGGCGCCCGCTGA
- the lpxB gene encoding lipid-A-disaccharide synthase, which translates to MVVAGEASGDMHGAHLVREMKALDPAIAFCGVGGKNLEAEGVRLIARSSEMAVVGLTEVFSKLRFIAGVYFRLRRMLREEAPQLLVLIDYPDFNLRLAAAAKDAGVPVFYYISPQVWAWRKNRIHHIRRVVDRMAVILPFEKDVYAQMGVEVDFVGHPLLDAVRRTRSREEALADFGLRDAWPIVALLPGSRQKEVTALLPEMAGAAEILARHFEGAQFVLPLADTVDAALVDGILRGRPVPVTVVPGQMYDVVGLADAAMVASGTATLETALLGTPLVIAYRTSPLTAAIGRRVIRVKHIGLVNLIAGRTLAPELIQEDATALRLAAEVKAILADPRRSDAIRRELAGIRQKLGEPGAARRAAAIALGLMRPGHRAEGEKA; encoded by the coding sequence ATGGTCGTGGCCGGCGAGGCCTCGGGGGACATGCACGGGGCGCATCTGGTCCGCGAGATGAAGGCCCTCGACCCGGCGATTGCCTTCTGCGGCGTGGGCGGGAAAAACCTCGAGGCCGAGGGCGTCCGGCTCATCGCCCGCTCTTCCGAGATGGCCGTCGTGGGCCTCACGGAGGTCTTCTCGAAGCTCCGCTTCATCGCCGGGGTCTATTTCCGCCTGCGAAGGATGCTCCGCGAGGAAGCCCCGCAGCTCCTCGTGCTGATCGACTACCCTGATTTCAACCTCCGTCTCGCTGCGGCAGCCAAGGATGCGGGTGTCCCCGTCTTCTACTACATCAGCCCCCAGGTGTGGGCCTGGAGAAAGAACCGGATCCACCACATCCGGCGCGTCGTGGACCGGATGGCCGTGATCCTGCCCTTCGAGAAAGACGTCTATGCGCAGATGGGCGTTGAGGTCGATTTCGTGGGCCATCCCCTGCTGGATGCCGTGAGGCGGACCCGCAGCCGGGAGGAGGCCCTGGCGGACTTCGGTCTTCGCGACGCCTGGCCCATCGTGGCGCTGCTGCCCGGCAGCCGGCAGAAGGAGGTGACGGCCCTGCTGCCCGAAATGGCCGGCGCAGCGGAAATCCTCGCCCGCCACTTCGAGGGGGCGCAGTTCGTGCTTCCCCTGGCAGACACGGTGGATGCCGCGCTCGTGGACGGGATTCTCCGCGGGCGCCCCGTCCCCGTCACGGTCGTCCCGGGGCAGATGTACGACGTCGTCGGCCTCGCCGATGCCGCGATGGTGGCCTCCGGGACGGCCACCCTGGAGACGGCGCTGCTGGGGACGCCCCTGGTCATCGCCTACCGGACCTCGCCGCTCACCGCCGCGATCGGCAGGAGGGTCATCCGGGTGAAGCACATCGGCCTCGTCAACCTCATCGCCGGCAGGACGCTGGCGCCCGAACTGATCCAGGAGGACGCGACGGCGCTCCGGCTGGCCGCCGAGGTGAAGGCGATTCTCGCGGACCCCCGGCGCAGCGACGCCATCCGCCGGGAGCTGGCGGGGATCCGGCAGAAGCTCGGCGAACCCGGTGCCGCGCGCCGCGCAGCGGCCATCGCCCTGGGACTGATGAGACCCGGGCACAGGGCGGAAGGGGAAAAGGCTTGA
- the msbA gene encoding lipid A export permease/ATP-binding protein MsbA, which translates to MKLYLRLLRLVKPHTPRFILAMLCMAVVGAATAAAAFLVKPAMDDIFLNRDADMLILIPIAVIVIYLLKGLCNYGQTVLMSHIGFRIITDLRRDLYRHILRQPLSFFTKHPTGMLISRVTNDVTYLQGAVSEAVTSLLKDSFTLAGLVFVIFWRDWKLAIIASLVFPLAVWPIAQFGRRMRRIATESQVSMGDLISLLQETITGNRIVKAFGMEEHENRRFAKENERQFRLTMKSVSVRAISSPLMEFLGGLGIAAIIFYGGYQVIAGASTPGTFFSFLAALLMLYEPVKRLTNVNNTIQQGLAGAERIFQILDTVPAIQNKPGAVELPPIRKEISIEHVTFRYEEEPVLKDVSLRIRAGEVVAFVGMSGGGKTTLVNLIPRYYDVEEGRIAIDGIDIRDVTLESLRAQIGIVTQQTILFNDTVRGNIAYGDVRRSDEDVVRAAKAANAHDFIMKLPQGYDTVIGEQGVKLSGGERQRIAIARALLKDAPILILDEATSSLDTESEVEVQDALEKLMRGRTTLVIAHRLSTIRNADRIIVLVDGKIVEEGNHESLMEKRAEYFKLHNLQFKDDAQEKNNRGTGAE; encoded by the coding sequence ATGAAACTCTACCTTCGACTCCTCCGGCTCGTCAAACCGCACACGCCGCGGTTCATCCTGGCCATGCTCTGCATGGCCGTGGTGGGCGCGGCCACGGCGGCAGCCGCCTTTCTTGTCAAGCCGGCGATGGACGACATCTTCCTCAACCGCGATGCGGATATGCTCATCCTCATCCCCATCGCCGTGATCGTCATCTACCTGCTCAAGGGGCTCTGCAACTACGGACAGACCGTCCTGATGAGCCACATCGGATTCCGCATCATCACAGACCTGCGCCGCGACCTGTACCGCCACATCCTGCGGCAGCCCCTGTCGTTTTTCACCAAACACCCCACGGGAATGCTCATCTCGCGGGTCACCAACGACGTCACCTACCTGCAGGGCGCTGTCTCGGAGGCGGTCACGAGCCTGTTGAAGGACTCGTTCACGCTCGCAGGCCTCGTCTTCGTCATCTTCTGGCGCGACTGGAAACTCGCAATCATCGCCTCGCTCGTCTTCCCGCTGGCCGTCTGGCCCATCGCCCAGTTCGGCCGCCGGATGCGCCGCATCGCCACGGAGTCCCAGGTCTCCATGGGAGACCTCATCTCCCTTCTGCAGGAGACGATCACGGGCAACCGCATCGTCAAGGCCTTCGGCATGGAGGAGCACGAGAACCGGCGGTTCGCGAAAGAGAACGAGCGGCAGTTCCGGCTCACCATGAAGTCCGTCTCGGTCCGAGCGATTTCGAGCCCCCTGATGGAATTCCTCGGAGGTCTCGGGATCGCGGCCATCATCTTCTATGGCGGCTACCAGGTCATCGCCGGGGCCTCGACGCCGGGCACCTTCTTCTCATTCCTAGCGGCTCTGCTCATGCTCTACGAGCCCGTCAAGCGCCTCACGAACGTCAACAACACGATTCAGCAGGGTCTTGCCGGCGCCGAGAGGATTTTCCAGATCCTCGACACGGTGCCCGCCATTCAGAACAAACCCGGCGCCGTCGAGCTCCCCCCGATACGGAAGGAAATCTCCATCGAGCACGTCACCTTCCGCTACGAGGAGGAGCCCGTGCTGAAGGACGTGTCCCTGAGAATCCGGGCGGGCGAGGTGGTCGCCTTCGTCGGCATGAGCGGCGGCGGCAAGACGACCCTCGTGAATCTCATCCCCCGCTATTACGACGTCGAGGAGGGCCGCATCGCGATCGACGGGATTGACATCCGCGACGTGACGCTCGAGTCGCTCCGCGCCCAGATTGGGATCGTGACCCAGCAGACGATCCTCTTCAACGACACGGTGCGGGGCAACATCGCCTACGGGGACGTCCGCCGAAGCGACGAGGACGTCGTCCGGGCGGCAAAGGCGGCCAACGCCCACGACTTCATCATGAAGCTCCCTCAGGGCTACGACACCGTGATCGGCGAACAGGGCGTCAAGCTCTCAGGCGGCGAGAGGCAGCGCATCGCGATCGCCCGGGCCCTCCTGAAGGACGCCCCCATCCTCATTCTCGACGAGGCCACATCGTCGCTCGACACGGAGTCCGAGGTCGAGGTCCAGGATGCCCTCGAGAAACTGATGAGGGGCCGCACGACCCTCGTCATCGCCCACCGCCTCTCGACGATCCGCAACGCCGACCGGATCATCGTCCTCGTAGACGGAAAGATCGTCGAGGAGGGAAACCACGAAAGCCTCATGGAGAAGAGGGCCGAGTACTTCAAGCTGCACAACCTGCAGTTCAAGGATGACGCCCAGGAAAAGAACAACCGGGGGACCGGTGCGGAATGA
- the waaF gene encoding lipopolysaccharide heptosyltransferase II yields the protein MNILIVKLSAIGDVIHTLPSLAVLRRCYPQAHISWVVEEAAADLLADHPMLDRVLVSRRKRWMRDLREGRSRASALREIREFLRALRDRPYDLVIDFHGLFKSAVLVFLSRGKRRLGYDSLQEGSGLVLNERIPEDMNKHAVDRYLDLPRHLGCATPTPEFPMALQEAHFERVAELLSAFAVDTSRGFVAVSPVAYWETKLWDEAKFAAVCDRIVRELGLPVVFTGESPEGTIERIRALMQAPSASAAGQTTLRELAALYRKASVLLTTDSGPMHLAAAVGTPVVALFGPTSPDRTGPYGEGHVVIRRDLDCSPCFRKACKTRECMQAIGVDEVFEAVREGTRNRSASR from the coding sequence ATGAACATCCTGATCGTCAAGCTCAGCGCCATCGGTGACGTGATCCACACTCTCCCCTCTCTCGCGGTATTGCGCCGCTGCTACCCGCAGGCCCACATCAGCTGGGTCGTCGAGGAGGCCGCCGCGGACCTCCTGGCCGACCACCCCATGCTCGACCGGGTCCTCGTGTCCCGGCGCAAGCGGTGGATGCGGGACCTCCGGGAGGGCCGCAGCCGCGCGTCCGCTCTCCGGGAAATCCGGGAGTTTCTCCGTGCCCTTCGGGACCGGCCGTACGACCTCGTCATCGACTTTCACGGCCTTTTCAAGAGCGCCGTCCTCGTCTTCCTGAGCAGGGGGAAGCGGCGCCTCGGCTACGACAGCCTGCAGGAAGGCAGCGGTCTCGTCCTCAACGAGAGAATCCCCGAGGACATGAACAAGCACGCCGTGGACCGCTACCTCGACCTGCCGCGGCACCTGGGCTGCGCAACCCCGACGCCCGAGTTTCCCATGGCCCTGCAGGAGGCCCATTTCGAGCGCGTTGCGGAACTTCTCTCCGCATTTGCGGTTGACACGTCGAGGGGTTTTGTGGCAGTAAGCCCCGTCGCCTACTGGGAGACAAAGCTCTGGGACGAGGCGAAATTCGCGGCCGTCTGCGACCGCATCGTGCGCGAACTCGGCCTCCCCGTCGTCTTCACCGGCGAGAGCCCCGAGGGGACCATCGAGCGCATTCGTGCGCTCATGCAGGCCCCATCGGCCTCGGCGGCGGGGCAGACCACGCTGCGGGAGCTGGCCGCCCTGTACCGGAAGGCATCGGTCCTGCTCACGACCGACTCGGGCCCCATGCACCTGGCGGCGGCCGTGGGCACCCCCGTCGTGGCACTCTTCGGCCCCACGTCCCCCGATCGCACGGGGCCTTACGGCGAGGGGCACGTCGTCATCCGCAGGGACTTGGACTGCAGCCCCTGCTTCCGAAAGGCCTGCAAAACGCGGGAATGCATGCAGGCGATCGGCGTAGACGAAGTGTTCGAGGCCGTGAGAGAAGGGACCCGGAACCGCAGCGCTTCGAGATGA
- a CDS encoding lysophospholipid acyltransferase family protein codes for MEPTRTTKFIFFTVRLIPLGLRRAIFKAAFRLFYHASVKQRIIALHNLRNAFPEKSLDEIEAIAKGVYRHLALVMAELFEMPYITKDTLRDWADAEGLEHVERALSQGKGVLSVVAHFGHWELMTVAVPLMIRPMQIVYRPLDSPVMDNLLGWSRTKHGNALIPKGGSGKRIIRLLQENQIIGILSDQNVDTREGVFVEFFGRPACTSVGTAVLALQSGAPVLPAFMPRMPDGRYRLIILPPVEITRTGDYESDLVVNTQRFTKVVEDMVRKYPDQWFWIHQRWKTKPWQ; via the coding sequence TTGGAACCGACGCGGACAACGAAATTCATATTCTTCACCGTCCGGCTGATCCCCCTGGGGCTGCGCCGGGCGATCTTCAAGGCGGCCTTCCGCCTCTTCTACCACGCATCGGTGAAGCAGCGCATCATCGCCCTGCACAACCTGCGGAACGCCTTTCCCGAGAAAAGCCTTGATGAAATCGAGGCCATCGCCAAGGGGGTTTACCGCCACCTGGCCCTCGTGATGGCCGAGCTCTTCGAGATGCCCTACATCACGAAGGACACGCTGCGAGACTGGGCTGACGCAGAGGGCCTCGAGCACGTCGAGCGGGCGCTGTCTCAAGGCAAGGGAGTGCTTTCCGTCGTGGCCCATTTCGGCCACTGGGAACTCATGACCGTCGCGGTGCCCCTGATGATCCGGCCGATGCAGATCGTCTACAGGCCCCTGGACAGCCCCGTCATGGACAACCTGCTCGGCTGGAGCCGGACGAAGCACGGCAACGCCCTCATCCCCAAGGGCGGCTCGGGAAAGCGCATCATCCGCCTGCTGCAGGAGAACCAGATCATCGGGATCCTGAGCGACCAGAACGTTGACACGCGGGAGGGCGTCTTTGTGGAATTCTTCGGCAGGCCGGCCTGCACCTCGGTCGGGACCGCCGTGCTTGCCCTGCAGTCCGGGGCGCCGGTTCTGCCTGCCTTCATGCCCCGGATGCCGGACGGGCGCTACCGGCTGATCATCCTGCCTCCCGTCGAGATCACCCGGACCGGCGACTACGAGTCCGATCTCGTCGTGAACACGCAGCGCTTCACGAAAGTGGTCGAGGACATGGTGCGCAAGTACCCCGACCAGTGGTTCTGGATCCACCAGCGGTGGAAGACGAAACCGTGGCAGTGA
- a CDS encoding HAD family hydrolase gives MNGKHAAVFLDRDGTINEEVNYLSRMEQLRLFPQTPEAIRLVNAAGMKAVVVTNQSGIARGYFTEEFVRSVHDRINELLRADGAFIDGFYVCPHHPVYGNGIYKQDCGCRKPKPGLLLQAAAELDIDLARSYMVGDMLKDIEAGKKAGAKGVLVRTGYGVNIVRTDMPAYIAEDVLEAVQWILRDRER, from the coding sequence ATGAACGGAAAGCATGCCGCCGTCTTCCTCGATCGCGACGGCACCATCAACGAGGAGGTCAACTACCTGAGCCGCATGGAGCAGCTCCGACTCTTCCCGCAGACACCGGAGGCGATCCGCCTGGTCAACGCCGCCGGGATGAAGGCCGTCGTGGTGACGAACCAGTCGGGGATCGCGCGGGGATACTTCACGGAAGAGTTCGTCCGCAGCGTCCACGACCGGATCAACGAGCTCCTGCGTGCCGATGGGGCGTTCATCGACGGCTTCTACGTCTGCCCCCATCACCCCGTCTACGGCAACGGCATCTACAAGCAGGACTGCGGATGCCGCAAGCCCAAGCCGGGGCTTCTGCTGCAGGCCGCAGCCGAGTTGGACATCGACCTTGCCCGCTCGTACATGGTGGGCGACATGCTGAAGGACATCGAGGCGGGCAAGAAGGCGGGCGCCAAGGGAGTGCTCGTCCGGACGGGTTACGGCGTCAACATCGTGCGGACGGACATGCCCGCGTACATTGCCGAGGATGTCCTCGAGGCCGTGCAGTGGATCCTGAGAGACCGCGAGAGATGA
- a CDS encoding Gfo/Idh/MocA family oxidoreductase, with the protein MSKQIRVGVVGIGHLGNYHLQKYQKMENVRIVGVADVERPRADKAAAAFGCAVFADHRELVEQVDAVSITVPTRSHHAVARDFLAAGKDVLMEKPFTATLEEADDLIALAAARDCVLQVGFIERFNPAIVALDRVIRRPLFIEAHRLHPFVERGTDVDVVLDLMIHDLDLILHYVRSPLVNVEAVGVSVLTDKVDIANVRLTFENGCVANITASRVTLKHMQKLRFFGLEGYHSVDFSKREVVSLARRQKEGGKMEIGLNDVQVRQHDPLEEEIRAFVDCVVNRTPPRVSGLEARKSLELALLINEKMRTGRDLKL; encoded by the coding sequence ATGAGCAAACAGATACGCGTGGGCGTGGTGGGGATCGGGCACCTCGGGAACTACCACCTCCAGAAATACCAGAAGATGGAGAACGTGCGGATCGTCGGCGTTGCCGACGTCGAGCGGCCGAGGGCCGACAAGGCCGCGGCGGCGTTCGGCTGCGCGGTCTTTGCCGATCACCGGGAGCTCGTGGAGCAGGTGGACGCCGTGAGCATCACCGTCCCCACCCGGTCCCACCACGCCGTGGCGAGGGATTTCCTGGCCGCCGGCAAGGACGTGCTGATGGAGAAGCCGTTCACGGCCACCCTGGAGGAGGCCGACGACCTCATCGCGCTGGCCGCGGCGAGGGATTGTGTTTTGCAGGTCGGGTTCATCGAGCGCTTCAACCCGGCCATTGTCGCCCTCGACCGGGTGATCCGGCGTCCGCTCTTCATCGAGGCCCACCGCCTGCACCCCTTCGTCGAGCGGGGCACCGACGTGGACGTCGTCCTCGATCTCATGATCCACGACCTCGACCTCATCCTTCATTACGTCCGTTCCCCCCTCGTGAACGTGGAGGCCGTGGGTGTTTCGGTGCTCACGGACAAGGTCGACATCGCCAACGTGCGGCTCACCTTCGAGAACGGCTGCGTCGCCAACATCACGGCGAGCCGGGTGACCCTCAAGCACATGCAGAAGCTGCGCTTCTTCGGCCTCGAGGGGTACCACTCCGTCGACTTCAGCAAGCGCGAGGTCGTTTCTCTGGCACGCAGGCAAAAAGAGGGGGGAAAGATGGAGATCGGGCTCAACGATGTCCAGGTGCGCCAGCATGACCCCCTCGAGGAGGAGATCCGCGCGTTTGTCGACTGCGTCGTGAACCGCACGCCGCCCCGGGTCTCGGGCCTCGAGGCACGGAAGTCCCTGGAGCTGGCCCTGCTCATCAACGAAAAGATGAGAACGGGGAGGGATCTCAAGCTATGA
- the waaF gene encoding lipopolysaccharide heptosyltransferase II — translation MGKGIDFNKLNHVLIRGTNWIGDVVMTFPAIAAVRATLPKAHLTVLVKPWVADLVRMHPAVDDVMVYERPGRHEGLAGLLTLAGELRRRRFDAAILLQNAFEAAVIARLAGIPVRAGYSTDARGLLLTHPVRLQPGMKTVHQSLYYLGMLETLGFRPSSTAVSLVPSEAQRQAAQRHLAELGIAGRRPLVGMAPGAAYGPAKRWFPERFAAVADRLAGRYACPVLLFGSAGDRLSTEAVQSAAKTPLLDVAGRTNLGDAIALIACCDLFITNDSGLMHVAGALGVPTVAIFGSTNPETTCPLGERTVVVRRPVDCSPCLKPECPTDFRCMDLVTVEEVLEHSTRLLEEAGHRRGGL, via the coding sequence ATGGGCAAAGGCATTGACTTCAATAAACTGAATCATGTGCTCATCCGGGGCACCAACTGGATCGGCGACGTGGTGATGACGTTCCCGGCGATTGCCGCCGTGCGCGCGACGCTGCCGAAGGCGCATCTTACGGTCCTCGTGAAGCCCTGGGTGGCCGATCTCGTGCGGATGCACCCGGCCGTGGACGACGTGATGGTCTACGAGCGCCCCGGCCGGCACGAGGGTCTCGCGGGGCTTCTCACCCTTGCCGGCGAGCTCCGGCGGCGGCGCTTCGACGCGGCGATCCTCCTGCAGAACGCCTTCGAGGCCGCCGTCATCGCCCGGCTTGCCGGGATCCCTGTCCGGGCGGGCTACAGCACCGACGCCCGCGGCCTGCTGCTCACACACCCGGTGAGGCTGCAGCCGGGGATGAAAACGGTACACCAGTCTCTCTACTACCTCGGGATGCTCGAAACGCTGGGCTTCAGGCCGTCGAGCACGGCCGTGTCCCTCGTCCCCTCGGAGGCCCAGAGGCAGGCGGCACAGAGGCACCTTGCGGAACTGGGCATCGCCGGACGGCGCCCGCTTGTCGGCATGGCGCCGGGCGCGGCCTACGGGCCGGCCAAGCGATGGTTTCCCGAGCGGTTTGCAGCCGTGGCCGACCGGCTCGCCGGGAGATACGCATGCCCCGTGCTCCTGTTCGGGAGCGCCGGGGACCGCCTCAGCACGGAGGCGGTGCAGTCCGCGGCGAAGACGCCCCTCCTCGACGTTGCCGGCAGGACGAACCTGGGTGACGCCATCGCGCTCATCGCCTGCTGCGACCTTTTCATCACGAACGACTCGGGGCTCATGCACGTCGCGGGGGCCCTGGGGGTCCCCACGGTCGCCATCTTCGGGTCCACCAACCCGGAGACGACCTGCCCCCTGGGTGAACGCACCGTTGTCGTCCGCAGGCCCGTGGACTGCAGCCCCTGTCTCAAGCCGGAGTGCCCGACCGATTTCCGGTGCATGGACCTCGTGACCGTCGAGGAGGTCCTCGAACACTCAACCCGTCTTCTCGAGGAAGCGGGACATCGCAGAGGAGGGTTATGA